A stretch of Miscanthus floridulus cultivar M001 chromosome 13, ASM1932011v1, whole genome shotgun sequence DNA encodes these proteins:
- the LOC136502026 gene encoding senescence-specific cysteine protease SAG39-like, whose protein sequence is MATPKALIFAILIGSFLCSAALAARDLNDDDSAMMERHDQWMARYSRVYKDATEKAQRFEVFKANVKFIESFNAAGNRKFRLGINQFADLTNDEFRATKTDKGFKPSPVKVPTGFRYENVSVDALPATVDWRTKGAVTPIKDQGQCGCCWAFSAVAATEGIVKISTGKLTSLSEQELVDCDVHGEDQGCEGGLMDDAFKFIIKNGGLTTESSYPYTAADGKCKSGSNSAATIKGYEDVPANDEAALMKAVANQPVSVAVDGGDMTFQFYSGGVMTGSCGTDLDHGIAAIGYGKTSDGTKYWLMKNSWGTTWGENGYLRMEKDISDKRGMCGLAMEPSYPTE, encoded by the exons ATGGCTACCCCCAAGGCATTGATCTTTGCAATCCTCATCGGCTCCTTCTTGTGCAGTGCAGCACTCGCTGCTCGCGACCTGAACGACGACGACTCAGCAATGATGGAGAGGCATGATCAGTGGATGGCACGGTACAGCCGCGTTTACAAAGATGCCACCGAGAAGGCGCAGAGGTTTGAGGTGTTCAAGGCAAATGTCAAGTTCATCGAGTCGTTCAACGCTGCCGGGAACCGCAAGTTCCGGCTCGGCATTAACCAATTCGCGGACCTCACCAATGACGAGTTCAGGGCTACCAAGACTGACAAGGGCTTCAAACCTAGCCCGGTGAAGGTCCCTACTGGATTTAGATACGAGAATGTTAGCGTCGATGCGCTTCCGGCAACGGTCGACTGGAGGACCAAGGGTGCCGTCACTCCCATCAAGGATCAAGGGCAATGTG GCTGCTGCTGGGCATTCTCAGCTGTGGCTGCCACAGAGGGCATTGTGAAAATCAGCACCGGCAAGCTCACCTCACTCTCGGAACAAGAGTTGGTAGATTGTGATGTCCATGGTGAGGACCAGGGCTGTGAGGGTGGTTTGATGGATGAcgccttcaagttcatcatcaagaATGGTGGACTAACCACAGAGTCCAGCTATCCTTACACAGCTGCCGATGGCAAGTGCAAGAGCGGATCAAATAGTGCTGCAACCATCAAAGGCTATGAGGATGTACCAGCAAATGATGAGGCAGCTCTGATGAAGGCAGTGGCGAACCAGCCCGTGTCGGTGGCCGTCGATGGTGGAGACATGACATTTCAGTTCTACTCTGGCGGTGTGATGACTGGCTCCTGCGGTACTGACTTGGACCATGGGATTGCCGCCATTGGTTATGGAAAGACCAGTGATGGCACCAAGTATTGGTTGATGAAGAACTCATGGGGCACCACATGGGGAGAGAATGGTTATCTGAGGATGGAGAAAGATATTTCAGACAAGAGAGGCATGTGTGGCCTGGCCATGGAGCCTTCCTACCCCACTGAGTAG